The Synechocystis sp. PCC 7509 genome includes a window with the following:
- the cruG gene encoding 2'-O-glycosyltransferase CruG translates to MSDWLTVESGLAFGILLIQLPATAVLLSRLVKGASRHPPIQPSRATPDLLANVSVVVPTLNEAERISPCLTGLSQQSYEVREIIVVDSYSSDGTPELVKAAGQKDPRFRLINDDALPTGWIGRPWALHNGFLYSSEQSQWILGMDADTQPRAGLIAGLVTTAMAEGYDLVSLSPQFILKYPGECWLQPALLMTLLYRFESAGVDSEIAERVMANGQCFLCRRSVLAELGGYTSAKSSFCDDVTLARNIASLGFKVGFLDGSKVLKVRMYEGALETWKEWGRSLDLKDASSMAQVWGDLWLLLSVQGLPLFVVLYFSLMQHSPALLPLLLLGLNSFLLAIRWALLLAIASTYDFSTAKGGWLFWLSPIADPLAVLRIFLSANRIPTQWRGRSYS, encoded by the coding sequence GTGAGTGACTGGTTGACTGTAGAAAGTGGGCTTGCTTTTGGAATATTACTAATTCAATTACCAGCCACGGCAGTTTTGCTGTCGCGGTTGGTAAAAGGAGCGAGTCGTCACCCACCGATTCAACCAAGTAGGGCAACCCCAGACCTTTTGGCAAACGTCAGCGTAGTAGTACCGACGTTGAACGAAGCAGAACGAATTAGTCCTTGTTTAACTGGGTTAAGTCAGCAAAGTTATGAAGTGCGGGAAATTATTGTTGTAGACAGCTACTCCTCTGATGGAACGCCAGAACTTGTCAAAGCAGCAGGACAAAAAGATCCACGTTTTCGGTTAATAAATGACGACGCTTTACCGACAGGTTGGATCGGTCGTCCTTGGGCTTTGCACAATGGATTTCTTTATAGTTCCGAGCAAAGTCAGTGGATTTTGGGCATGGACGCGGATACTCAGCCAAGGGCGGGATTAATTGCGGGACTCGTTACTACTGCTATGGCAGAAGGCTACGATTTAGTCTCATTATCGCCGCAATTTATCCTTAAGTATCCTGGAGAATGTTGGTTGCAACCAGCGCTGTTAATGACTTTGCTGTATAGATTTGAAAGCGCTGGAGTTGATAGCGAAATTGCCGAACGAGTGATGGCAAACGGACAATGTTTTTTATGCCGTCGCTCAGTTTTAGCAGAATTAGGGGGTTATACCAGCGCAAAGTCGTCTTTTTGCGATGATGTCACCTTAGCGAGAAATATCGCCTCTCTTGGCTTCAAAGTTGGCTTCTTAGATGGCTCAAAAGTCCTCAAGGTAAGAATGTATGAGGGCGCATTAGAAACCTGGAAAGAATGGGGGCGAAGTCTCGATCTCAAAGATGCGTCGTCAATGGCTCAAGTTTGGGGCGATTTATGGCTACTGTTATCGGTGCAAGGATTGCCTTTATTTGTTGTCCTTTACTTCAGCTTGATGCAGCATTCCCCAGCGCTTTTACCCCTGCTTTTACTAGGTTTAAATTCTTTTCTTTTGGCGATTCGCTGGGCGTTGTTACTAGCTATTGCTTCTACTTACGACTTTTCAACGGCAAAAGGCGGCTGGTTATTTTGGCTTTCTCCCATTGCCGATCCTTTAGCGGTACTGCGAATTTTCTTGTCTGCTAACCGTATTCCTACTCAGTGGCGGGGTCGGAGTTATAGCTAG
- the cruF gene encoding gamma-carotene 1'-hydroxylase CruF, protein MQQLVKAERFCLSGHILAKVFGLAGLLLVVPHAEVITNLGSVGQTAFQLSMAGGGVSDILLGIAAVSIYAYRQLGVKAWLLFMLPTIVISLGSELLGTSTGFPFGDYSYLSGLGYKIAGLVPFTIPLSWFYVGLAAYLLARVGLNVDQKPTLLRHIGAIALGAAIFTSWDFALEPAMSQTAVPFWFWEEAGAFFGTPYRNYAGWFGTSALFMSVAALLWKTTPIPKLQKPQLTVPLIVYLTNFIFAAVMSCAAGYWIPVLLGVVVGVIPAIALWNMAQPVLMTEETSNHLPVIPVKQVAYK, encoded by the coding sequence ATGCAGCAACTTGTTAAAGCGGAGCGCTTCTGCTTAAGCGGTCATATTTTGGCAAAAGTTTTTGGACTAGCAGGTTTATTGTTAGTCGTACCTCACGCGGAGGTAATTACAAACTTGGGAAGTGTGGGACAAACAGCTTTTCAATTGAGTATGGCGGGTGGGGGAGTATCAGATATTTTACTAGGAATAGCGGCAGTATCAATTTATGCTTACAGGCAGTTGGGCGTTAAAGCTTGGCTGTTATTTATGTTGCCCACAATTGTTATATCTTTAGGTAGCGAACTACTCGGAACTAGCACAGGCTTTCCCTTTGGTGACTATAGTTACTTGAGCGGTTTGGGTTATAAAATTGCTGGATTAGTACCCTTTACGATTCCTTTATCTTGGTTTTATGTGGGTTTGGCGGCTTACTTGCTGGCAAGAGTAGGGTTAAATGTAGACCAAAAACCTACTCTATTAAGGCATATAGGAGCGATCGCGCTAGGTGCGGCAATCTTCACTTCTTGGGACTTTGCTTTAGAACCTGCTATGAGTCAAACTGCCGTTCCCTTTTGGTTTTGGGAAGAAGCTGGGGCATTTTTTGGTACGCCTTATAGAAACTATGCTGGCTGGTTTGGGACTAGCGCTTTATTTATGAGTGTCGCCGCCTTATTGTGGAAAACTACACCAATTCCTAAATTGCAAAAACCGCAATTAACAGTACCATTAATAGTTTATTTAACTAACTTTATCTTCGCGGCGGTAATGAGTTGCGCGGCGGGTTACTGGATTCCTGTATTGTTAGGGGTAGTTGTGGGTGTAATTCCGGCGATCGCCTTATGGAATATGGCTCAACCCGTTTTAATGACGGAAGAAACAAGCAATCATCTTCCGGTAATACCCGTCAAACAAGTTGCTTATAAGTAA